The following proteins are encoded in a genomic region of Desulfosporosinus youngiae DSM 17734:
- a CDS encoding helix-turn-helix domain-containing protein gives MLRMVDKEYIRKKHFLEGWSIRELSRQLKISRQTVRKMLKDGEIPKYHRKKPKPSPVMDPYRDVIENILEMDTNAPPKQRHTSARIYERLHDEYGFKGGESTVRRYVRSLKDVKNECFLLLEAAPGEQMQIDFGEAQIYLKISL, from the coding sequence ATGCTTAGAATGGTCGACAAAGAGTATATCAGAAAGAAACATTTTTTGGAAGGATGGTCAATCCGAGAACTCAGTAGACAACTGAAGATTTCCAGGCAAACCGTAAGGAAAATGCTAAAGGATGGTGAAATACCGAAGTACCATCGAAAAAAGCCTAAACCCAGTCCGGTCATGGATCCTTATCGAGACGTCATAGAAAACATCTTAGAAATGGATACAAATGCTCCACCAAAGCAGCGGCATACCTCAGCTCGTATTTATGAACGACTTCATGATGAATATGGATTCAAAGGCGGAGAATCAACGGTCCGACGCTACGTGCGCAGTTTAAAAGATGTAAAGAATGAGTGTTTTCTTTTGCTCGAAGCCGCACCAGGCGAACAAATGCAGATCGATTTCGGGGAAGCCCAAATCTATTTAAAAATAAGCTTGTGA
- a CDS encoding VanW family protein, which translates to MLADTARRLLSEVHPIFYFLSVWFRRLITYLKWSFEGKTFSSLKSTEKLPYRVKKHQSVLIRKLGDTDMQLQYNKVKNLSIAIERIDGIIIPPGETFSFCKLVGLTTKRKGYLPGILLSCGEAKPGIGGGICQIANLIHWLVIHSPLTVTKRYHHSFDPFPDDRRVLPFGSGATVFYNYIDYQFMNCTPYTFQLRLWLSEKCLEGELRVDQDLDFAYHVFEKNHQFLKIGNKYFRKNELWRNKIIRRKSGEILETELVTKNFAEVKYVPDVYKQTDEVIKNE; encoded by the coding sequence ATGTTAGCAGATACAGCTCGTAGGTTGTTAAGCGAAGTACATCCAATATTCTACTTTTTATCGGTATGGTTTCGGAGATTGATCACATACTTAAAGTGGAGCTTTGAAGGCAAAACGTTTTCTTCTCTAAAAAGTACCGAAAAGCTGCCATACCGGGTGAAGAAACATCAGTCGGTACTGATTAGAAAACTCGGTGATACAGACATGCAGTTGCAATATAACAAAGTTAAAAATCTCTCAATAGCCATCGAGCGGATTGATGGCATTATTATACCGCCTGGTGAAACATTTTCTTTTTGCAAACTAGTAGGACTTACAACTAAGCGTAAGGGATATTTGCCAGGTATATTGTTGTCTTGCGGAGAAGCAAAGCCTGGCATTGGCGGTGGTATCTGTCAGATAGCTAACCTAATCCATTGGTTGGTTATTCATAGTCCTTTGACTGTTACTAAACGGTATCATCACAGTTTCGATCCTTTTCCAGATGACAGAAGGGTGCTGCCCTTTGGTAGTGGGGCAACCGTGTTTTATAACTATATAGACTATCAGTTTATGAATTGTACCCCATATACTTTCCAACTAAGACTTTGGCTTTCGGAAAAGTGCTTGGAAGGAGAACTGAGGGTCGATCAGGACCTGGACTTTGCTTATCATGTATTTGAAAAAAACCATCAGTTTTTAAAAATTGGGAATAAATATTTCCGAAAAAATGAACTATGGAGAAATAAAATAATCAGAAGGAAAAGCGGGGAAATATTAGAGACCGAATTAGTAACAAAGAATTTTGCTGAGGTCAAATATGTCCCAGACGTCTATAAGCAGACGGACGAAGTAATTAAAAACGAATAA
- a CDS encoding serpin family protein has translation MKRRFCLPLAFIAAVSLLAGCTAEPAQSGQTNPVLNQSFDQDKISMEAVEGNSRFAFDSFKQLDKEDREQNILISPLSISTALAMTYQGAGAATKEAMAGVLGYTGIEDAKLKESYRNLIPYLNGLDDKVELNISNSLWVREGEEIKQDFLTANKDSFKASVTPLDFSKANAPDQINQWVSEATNKKIDKIISSPIPSDTIMYLINAIYFKGDWAEQFDSKNTVKAQFRAGNGGTNEVMMMSRTGNVEYGKGDDFQAVRLPYGSGKAAMYCILPEKDQTINDFIATLDTGRWKGIKESITERNEVNLQLPRFKLEYGIKNLNDSLTALGMGEAFTDKADFSGIGDDVCISRVLHKAVIEVNEEGSEAAAATAVEIRPTSAAEPLAFIADRPFLFVIADDQTGTILFMGKVYEVK, from the coding sequence ATGAAAAGACGGTTTTGCCTGCCGCTTGCCTTTATTGCGGCAGTAAGCCTGTTGGCAGGGTGTACCGCCGAGCCCGCCCAGTCCGGACAAACTAATCCGGTTCTCAACCAAAGTTTTGATCAAGATAAAATCAGTATGGAAGCTGTCGAAGGGAATTCACGTTTTGCCTTCGATAGTTTCAAACAATTGGACAAAGAGGACCGGGAGCAGAATATCCTTATATCACCTTTAAGCATATCCACCGCCCTGGCCATGACCTACCAGGGAGCCGGAGCTGCGACGAAAGAAGCTATGGCCGGGGTTTTGGGATATACCGGGATTGAAGACGCAAAGCTCAAGGAAAGCTATCGAAACCTGATTCCGTATTTGAACGGACTGGATGACAAGGTGGAATTAAATATCAGCAATTCCTTGTGGGTGAGAGAAGGAGAGGAGATCAAGCAGGATTTCCTGACAGCTAACAAGGATAGCTTCAAGGCTTCCGTGACCCCTCTTGATTTTAGTAAGGCCAATGCCCCGGATCAAATCAATCAATGGGTGTCCGAAGCGACCAATAAAAAAATAGATAAGATCATTAGTTCCCCGATACCTTCAGATACTATCATGTACCTGATCAATGCCATCTACTTCAAGGGGGATTGGGCTGAGCAATTTGACAGCAAGAATACGGTTAAGGCACAATTCAGGGCAGGGAACGGCGGCACCAATGAAGTCATGATGATGAGCAGGACAGGGAACGTTGAATACGGAAAGGGCGACGATTTCCAAGCGGTCCGGCTTCCCTATGGAAGCGGCAAGGCGGCAATGTACTGCATTTTGCCGGAGAAAGACCAAACAATTAATGATTTTATCGCCACGCTGGATACAGGCCGATGGAAGGGGATCAAGGAGAGCATCACGGAGCGGAATGAGGTCAATTTGCAGTTGCCCCGTTTCAAGCTGGAATACGGGATCAAGAATTTAAACGACAGCCTGACAGCCCTCGGGATGGGGGAAGCCTTTACGGATAAAGCCGATTTTTCCGGAATCGGCGATGATGTCTGTATCAGCCGGGTGTTGCACAAGGCGGTCATCGAGGTTAATGAAGAAGGCAGTGAAGCAGCAGCGGCGACCGCAGTGGAAATACGGCCGACGTCTGCAGCGGAACCGCTGGCTTTCATCGCCGACCGGCCGTTTTTATTCGTGATTGCGGATGATCAAACCGGGACCATTTTATTTATGGGCAAGGTGTATGAGGTAAAGTAA
- a CDS encoding AAA family ATPase — MLYSPDTGSVFRHQKALSIIKEIEKAVIGKEEIIGKVLMAVLAQGHILLEDTPGVGKTTLALAFSKTMDLDYKRIQFTPEIMPADVVGFSVYNKVSGQLEYQPGAALCNLLLVDEINRASAKTQSALLEVMEEGCITLDGVTRELPGPYTVIATQNPVGSAGTQLLPESQMDRFMVRLSLGYPELEDEVKILKKKQGREVLKLVRQVVDAQEIIQMQQQAEAVHLDEDIYLYIVRLAAATREHPLISLGVSPRGSIGLVRMSRSAAWLAGRDYVIPWDVQFVLFDVFEHRLVLNSQARISNTTAHSLLTDVIKAVSPPGIVRARSGRW; from the coding sequence TTGTTGTATTCGCCGGATACAGGAAGCGTTTTTAGGCATCAAAAGGCACTGTCTATTATAAAAGAAATCGAAAAAGCCGTTATCGGCAAAGAGGAGATCATTGGCAAAGTGCTGATGGCCGTCTTAGCGCAAGGCCATATTTTACTGGAAGACACTCCCGGGGTAGGCAAAACTACCCTGGCTCTCGCTTTCTCTAAAACCATGGACCTGGACTATAAACGAATCCAGTTCACGCCGGAAATCATGCCCGCGGATGTTGTTGGTTTTTCCGTTTACAATAAGGTCAGCGGTCAACTGGAGTATCAGCCGGGAGCAGCCCTGTGCAACTTACTGCTGGTGGATGAAATCAACAGAGCCAGTGCCAAGACCCAGAGCGCTTTACTGGAAGTGATGGAAGAAGGCTGTATCACCTTGGATGGTGTCACCCGTGAACTTCCCGGTCCGTATACTGTCATCGCTACCCAGAACCCTGTGGGCTCAGCCGGCACCCAGCTTTTGCCCGAATCCCAAATGGACCGCTTTATGGTACGGCTTTCCCTGGGATACCCGGAGTTAGAGGATGAGGTGAAAATCTTAAAGAAAAAGCAGGGGCGCGAAGTATTGAAGCTTGTCAGGCAAGTAGTGGATGCCCAGGAAATTATCCAGATGCAGCAGCAGGCAGAAGCCGTACATCTTGACGAGGATATTTACCTTTATATCGTCCGTCTCGCTGCCGCCACGCGGGAGCATCCTCTGATCAGCCTTGGCGTGAGCCCCCGCGGCTCGATTGGGCTGGTGCGGATGAGCCGGTCCGCCGCCTGGCTTGCCGGAAGGGATTATGTTATCCCCTGGGATGTGCAGTTTGTGCTCTTCGATGTTTTTGAACATCGCCTGGTCCTTAATTCCCAGGCAAGAATCAGCAATACGACAGCTCACAGTCTGTTGACGGATGTCATCAAAGCAGTTTCCCCGCCGGGTATTGTCCGGGCGAGGTCCGGAAGATGGTGA
- a CDS encoding DUF58 domain-containing protein: MVKKRVEYGLLLLAATVFHIFLVDYLSFFVLAFFLALPAVSLLMTVLSVRGLRAELEIKSASLQKSVAIQKREALVLSLKVKNNTFLACRVRVKLAIRNELLQEEQTEILFITAGPSGQTVEQVLSSRYCGKLDCRISELRIYDYLGLVSFRKKTALGESLVVFVLPSVYPLTSLAGGSKIQQDTESDEFSPSKAGDDPGEIFAIREYRNGDPLTRIHWKLSGRHDHLMVKDFGLPMSEAVLLLLDLNGRPKQLDGLLDSLYSLSCFLLEHQILHEIEGYDGLQGGFARTRIAGQDDLNTALSALLSPDRLQRQPLSLTNCGSGCGYARYSQVIYLCSGITQDSMALLGERMSGSRVRILLVEEPDKLEKMAPSLAAVPGVNLTVIDPEHMGESLSSLTL, from the coding sequence ATGGTGAAAAAACGAGTGGAATATGGCCTGCTGCTGCTGGCGGCAACAGTGTTTCATATCTTTCTGGTGGATTATCTTTCCTTCTTCGTTTTGGCTTTTTTTCTGGCTCTTCCGGCTGTTTCCCTGTTGATGACGGTTTTGTCCGTTCGCGGCCTAAGGGCGGAACTGGAAATAAAAAGCGCCTCCCTGCAGAAAAGCGTTGCCATACAGAAAAGGGAGGCTCTGGTCTTAAGCTTGAAAGTGAAAAATAACACATTTCTGGCTTGCCGGGTCAGGGTGAAATTGGCCATACGCAATGAACTGCTGCAGGAGGAACAAACAGAAATCCTTTTTATCACGGCAGGGCCTTCAGGGCAAACCGTGGAGCAGGTTCTTTCTTCCCGGTATTGCGGTAAACTGGACTGCCGGATTAGTGAGCTGCGGATCTATGACTATCTCGGATTAGTTTCCTTCCGTAAAAAAACAGCTCTGGGAGAAAGCCTGGTTGTGTTTGTCCTGCCCTCGGTTTATCCCCTTACCAGCCTGGCCGGGGGCTCAAAAATCCAGCAGGATACAGAAAGTGATGAGTTTTCCCCAAGTAAAGCGGGGGACGACCCCGGGGAAATCTTTGCTATCCGTGAGTACAGAAACGGGGATCCCTTGACCAGAATCCACTGGAAGCTTTCCGGCAGGCATGATCACTTGATGGTCAAGGATTTCGGCCTGCCAATGTCTGAAGCCGTACTCCTGCTGCTTGATCTGAATGGCCGCCCTAAGCAACTGGATGGTCTGCTGGATAGCCTCTATTCCTTGTCCTGTTTTCTTCTGGAACATCAGATCCTCCATGAAATAGAGGGGTATGACGGTCTGCAGGGCGGCTTCGCCCGTACCAGGATCGCCGGTCAGGATGACCTTAACACGGCATTGAGTGCCCTGCTCTCCCCAGACAGGCTCCAGCGGCAGCCGTTGTCCTTGACGAATTGCGGAAGTGGTTGCGGCTATGCCCGGTATTCCCAGGTTATCTACCTCTGCTCAGGGATTACCCAGGACTCCATGGCTTTGCTTGGGGAGCGGATGTCGGGAAGCCGGGTCCGCATTCTGCTGGTAGAGGAACCCGATAAGCTGGAGAAAATGGCTCCGTCCCTGGCTGCGGTCCCGGGGGTAAACTTGACGGTTATCGATCCGGAGCATATGGGAGAAAGCCTGAGCAGTCTTACCTTATAA
- a CDS encoding transglutaminase-like domain-containing protein has product MKLAGKQEKQQQKPNSSLNLGNPRLIAAEVSLTKRFLFYFFVLLLGISAAYGCFYTAFPIPVFWWVVIPCTVLFSAGFTVLFLKKRGGRRGIWLPILFIACLGSLFFLKDGLPGAWRNPLCQGLIRTVNYVIAAYAQKANYNFITWPAEPAGLREITISCTVFAVFVLLLTTFLMAWLLIHRKNSFFCFLLTTPFLAVSLVFAIIPHYAAVTALLTFWAFLLLNASSLRSKKGFVKRGNLFYEGRNSAVHPASLILLPILADCLMLVGVLFPMQSFQRSEVVEDLRSGLLSRPNMTTLFRSGGVAGNVNRVNLQFAGDIAYTGRTVLQVQSSQKDTDYLKGFAGSVYTGQSWEALGEEDYRELNALLNEQKVQNFPSLFTNFLRSNLDRDLYVYDLVVRNVGGNPRSIYTPYGLISGPDTLPGLDFVNDGYLRSGNYLFGTPQYSMQAISLPADYQNTSFYTRVVGNFLRYAWIGGGGLGDLGLDRNFQRDFDSSSRQLDEWRMPERLAGLLSPEQAAFAQAAQAYTSFVYAHYTQLPEELRGKLDQYRREHGLDTEHFPWPRSLARAIIDQVHSENTYTLSPGLLPGGRDFVEYFLLENHRGYCMHFASATVALLRSAGVPARYAEGYTLSSHDLAGPDGWVDIPDSRAHAWAEIYLSGVGWVPVEATPGVYNGVVDHQTGAVAPAQEAANVPQEEFSGEAPEEEVSGESSELQIPNEIEGGERGPGGPQSMVISTQLRVIFFLAVIALPLPALLINRKLRVASRRKRFRQEDHNQGALAVYDYMLQLLPHPKSDLSFSAEIPENLYELVLKARFSRQMLTEQELDQLLDYAGALADQVRRKASLFRRFVFAYIYVLF; this is encoded by the coding sequence ATGAAACTTGCCGGTAAACAAGAAAAACAACAGCAAAAACCGAATAGCAGCCTGAACCTGGGCAATCCCCGCCTGATTGCGGCGGAAGTCTCCTTGACGAAGCGCTTCCTTTTTTATTTTTTCGTGCTGCTGCTGGGGATTTCCGCTGCATACGGCTGTTTTTATACGGCATTTCCCATACCTGTCTTCTGGTGGGTGGTTATTCCCTGCACAGTCCTGTTTTCCGCCGGCTTTACAGTCCTGTTTTTAAAGAAGCGGGGAGGCAGGCGGGGTATTTGGCTGCCAATTCTGTTTATTGCCTGCCTGGGCAGCCTGTTTTTTCTGAAAGACGGTTTGCCGGGTGCCTGGCGGAACCCTTTATGTCAAGGGCTTATCCGCACCGTTAATTATGTTATAGCTGCCTATGCCCAAAAGGCTAACTATAACTTTATCACCTGGCCTGCCGAGCCGGCCGGCCTAAGGGAAATCACTATTTCCTGTACGGTGTTTGCGGTGTTCGTCCTGTTGCTTACAACGTTTCTTATGGCCTGGCTGCTGATTCACAGGAAGAACAGTTTTTTCTGTTTCCTGCTCACAACTCCCTTTTTAGCGGTCTCCCTGGTATTCGCCATCATTCCTCATTATGCCGCAGTGACAGCGCTTTTGACATTTTGGGCATTTTTGCTGCTCAACGCATCCTCTCTGCGCAGTAAAAAGGGCTTTGTCAAAAGGGGCAATCTGTTTTATGAGGGTAGGAATTCGGCGGTACATCCGGCATCCCTCATCTTGCTGCCTATTTTAGCTGACTGTTTGATGCTGGTCGGCGTCTTGTTTCCGATGCAGAGCTTTCAGCGCTCCGAGGTTGTGGAGGATCTGCGCAGCGGCTTGCTCAGCAGGCCGAATATGACAACTCTGTTCCGCAGCGGAGGGGTTGCCGGAAATGTCAATCGGGTCAATTTGCAATTTGCCGGGGACATCGCTTATACAGGGCGAACGGTGTTGCAGGTACAATCTTCCCAAAAGGATACGGACTATTTAAAGGGCTTCGCAGGCAGTGTCTATACCGGCCAAAGCTGGGAAGCCCTGGGGGAGGAAGATTACCGGGAACTGAATGCGCTGTTAAATGAACAAAAAGTACAGAATTTCCCCTCCCTGTTTACCAATTTTCTCCGTTCCAATCTGGATCGGGACTTGTACGTATATGATTTGGTGGTCCGGAATGTGGGGGGCAATCCCCGCAGCATTTATACTCCATATGGTTTGATTTCCGGGCCGGATACCTTGCCGGGCCTTGATTTTGTCAATGACGGCTATTTAAGATCCGGTAATTACCTGTTCGGCACGCCGCAATACAGTATGCAAGCAATCAGCCTCCCGGCGGATTATCAAAATACAAGTTTTTATACCCGCGTAGTCGGGAATTTCTTGCGGTATGCCTGGATAGGGGGAGGAGGCTTAGGCGACCTGGGTTTAGACAGGAATTTCCAAAGGGATTTTGACAGCAGCAGCCGGCAACTGGATGAGTGGAGGATGCCGGAGCGGCTGGCGGGGCTCCTTTCCCCGGAGCAAGCTGCTTTTGCCCAAGCCGCCCAGGCCTACACTTCCTTTGTTTATGCACACTATACTCAGCTTCCCGAAGAACTGAGGGGCAAGCTGGACCAATATCGCAGGGAGCATGGTTTAGACACAGAACATTTTCCCTGGCCCCGCTCCCTGGCCAGGGCCATTATCGATCAGGTACACAGTGAAAATACCTATACCCTTTCGCCGGGCCTGCTGCCGGGAGGGCGCGATTTTGTCGAGTATTTCCTGTTGGAAAATCATCGGGGGTACTGCATGCATTTTGCCTCCGCTACAGTGGCGCTGCTCCGTTCCGCGGGGGTTCCGGCCCGTTATGCGGAGGGGTACACCCTATCTTCGCATGATTTGGCAGGTCCCGATGGCTGGGTGGATATTCCGGATTCCCGTGCCCACGCCTGGGCGGAAATCTATCTCAGCGGTGTGGGCTGGGTTCCGGTGGAGGCCACGCCGGGCGTTTATAACGGGGTAGTTGATCATCAAACCGGGGCGGTCGCCCCGGCTCAGGAAGCAGCCAATGTGCCTCAGGAGGAGTTTTCCGGTGAAGCCCCGGAGGAAGAAGTTTCCGGTGAATCTTCCGAACTGCAGATTCCCAATGAGATTGAGGGAGGGGAAAGAGGGCCGGGAGGACCTCAAAGTATGGTTATCAGCACCCAGTTGAGGGTAATCTTCTTTTTAGCGGTGATTGCTTTGCCCTTGCCGGCCTTGTTGATCAACAGAAAGCTGCGTGTTGCTTCACGGCGCAAGAGGTTTAGGCAAGAAGATCATAACCAAGGGGCGCTTGCTGTTTATGATTATATGTTGCAGCTCCTCCCGCACCCAAAATCCGATCTGAGCTTTAGCGCTGAGATCCCGGAAAATTTATATGAGTTAGTACTGAAAGCACGGTTTAGCCGGCAGATGCTTACAGAGCAGGAGCTGGATCAGCTCTTGGACTATGCCGGGGCGCTGGCGGATCAGGTCCGCCGAAAAGCGTCACTCTTTCGCCGGTTCGTCTTTGCGTATATTTATGTGCTGTTTTAG
- a CDS encoding Vat family streptogramin A O-acetyltransferase, with protein sequence MAGPDKKKLYPNETIKTVCYISNLPKRPNVEIGDYTYYSDNKKSPEKFYDNIEHHYEFLGDKLIIGKFCAIAEGVKFIMNGANHRMDGITTYPFNIFGNGWEKVTPTREELPFKGDTVIGNDVWIGQNVTIMPGVKVGDGAIIAADSTVTKNIEPYTIYGGNPAQFIKKRFSDEKVEFLLKLKWWNWDEERIFDNLEKLTSEAGLDQLMNNS encoded by the coding sequence ATGGCGGGACCAGATAAGAAAAAACTTTATCCCAATGAAACGATCAAGACGGTTTGCTATATAAGTAATCTGCCTAAAAGGCCCAATGTCGAGATTGGAGACTATACTTATTATAGCGATAATAAAAAATCTCCGGAGAAATTTTATGATAATATCGAGCACCACTACGAATTCCTGGGGGATAAGCTGATAATAGGCAAGTTCTGTGCAATTGCCGAGGGTGTTAAGTTTATCATGAATGGAGCAAACCACAGAATGGATGGAATTACAACCTATCCCTTTAATATCTTTGGAAATGGGTGGGAAAAGGTCACTCCTACAAGAGAGGAGCTGCCTTTCAAGGGGGATACAGTGATTGGCAATGATGTTTGGATAGGCCAAAATGTTACGATCATGCCGGGTGTCAAAGTTGGTGATGGTGCGATTATTGCCGCTGACTCAACTGTGACAAAAAATATTGAGCCTTATACCATCTATGGCGGTAACCCAGCCCAATTTATTAAGAAACGATTCAGTGATGAAAAGGTTGAGTTCTTACTAAAGCTTAAGTGGTGGAACTGGGACGAAGAAAGGATATTTGATAATCTTGAAAAGCTGACATCAGAAGCTGGTTTGGATCAATTAATGAACAATAGTTAA
- a CDS encoding sialate O-acetylesterase, with the protein MIHSFLMIGQSNMAGRGFLNDVPPIYNERIKMLRNGLFQFMEEPINYDRSIAGVGLAASFAAAWCKKNKQNEIGLIPCAEGGSSLDDWSVDDALFANAIAQTKLAQRISTLDGIIWHQGEAESHSGKYRDYQDKFFIIIERLRQVLNVPEIPLIIGGLGDYLGDGIMGGYFNEYTQVNEELKRFAHSHNNCYYVTAEGLTCNPDGIHLNAVSQRIFGLRYYEAYDQKCHILAPVKNENKAIEIDSDRPHTKTEKAQMINVLFFGGKISFKEYQQKMSQIGD; encoded by the coding sequence ATGATTCATTCTTTTTTAATGATTGGACAGTCAAATATGGCTGGCCGGGGTTTTTTAAATGATGTTCCACCTATTTATAATGAACGCATAAAGATGCTCCGAAATGGACTTTTTCAATTTATGGAGGAACCCATAAATTATGACCGTTCAATTGCCGGGGTTGGTCTTGCGGCATCTTTTGCCGCCGCATGGTGTAAGAAAAACAAGCAGAATGAAATAGGTCTTATTCCCTGCGCCGAGGGAGGCAGCAGTCTTGATGATTGGTCAGTGGACGATGCACTCTTTGCCAATGCAATAGCACAGACAAAACTTGCTCAACGCATTAGCACATTGGACGGAATTATTTGGCACCAAGGAGAAGCTGAGTCTCATTCAGGAAAGTACCGTGACTATCAGGATAAGTTTTTTATAATTATTGAAAGACTGCGCCAAGTACTTAATGTTCCGGAAATTCCTCTGATCATTGGCGGTCTTGGTGATTATCTTGGCGACGGCATAATGGGAGGGTATTTTAATGAATACACTCAAGTCAACGAAGAGCTTAAAAGGTTTGCCCACAGTCATAACAACTGTTATTATGTCACAGCCGAGGGACTGACTTGTAATCCGGACGGTATTCATTTAAACGCTGTATCCCAAAGGATTTTTGGTCTGCGCTACTATGAAGCCTATGACCAAAAATGTCATATCCTCGCGCCTGTTAAAAATGAAAACAAGGCTATTGAGATAGATAGCGACAGACCACATACCAAGACCGAAAAAGCACAGATGATAAACGTACTCTTTTTTGGCGGAAAGATTTCTTTTAAAGAATATCAGCAGAAGATGTCACAAATCGGCGACTAA
- a CDS encoding VOC family protein — MEKVTPFLMFQDGKAEEAMNFYISLISDSQITGIVRYGANDSGDEGTVMQAAFTLKGQEFMCIDSNVKHQFSFTPSFSIYVTCDTEEELDNLYQKLNEGGQALMPLGDYGFSKKFGWLNDRFGVSWQLNLPI, encoded by the coding sequence ATGGAAAAGGTCACACCATTTTTAATGTTTCAAGATGGCAAAGCAGAAGAAGCCATGAATTTTTACATATCTCTTATTAGTGATTCTCAAATTACAGGAATTGTTCGGTATGGTGCCAATGACAGTGGGGATGAAGGAACTGTAATGCAGGCTGCTTTCACCTTAAAAGGACAAGAATTTATGTGCATTGACAGTAATGTGAAGCATCAGTTTTCCTTTACACCATCGTTCTCCATCTATGTTACTTGTGATACTGAAGAAGAATTGGACAATCTTTATCAGAAACTCAACGAAGGCGGACAAGCGCTTATGCCTTTAGGGGATTATGGTTTCAGTAAAAAGTTCGGATGGTTAAATGACCGTTTTGGAGTTTCGTGGCAACTAAATCTACCTATATAA
- a CDS encoding cell wall-binding repeat-containing protein yields MAEYFNLGSQTLCVATGKDFPDALAGSVYVAKTKAPIILTDSRLPEQTADYIESRKPAETVIFGGEAVFRTILESLLR; encoded by the coding sequence ATCGCGGAATACTTCAATTTGGGAAGCCAGACCCTGTGTGTAGCCACCGGAAAGGATTTTCCGGACGCCTTGGCCGGCAGCGTTTATGTGGCGAAAACCAAGGCTCCGATCATTCTGACAGACAGTAGGCTCCCTGAGCAGACTGCGGATTACATCGAATCCAGAAAACCGGCTGAAACGGTCATCTTCGGCGGAGAGGCCGTTTTTCGGACAATACTAGAGAGTTTGCTCCGTTGA
- a CDS encoding pyridoxamine 5'-phosphate oxidase family protein has protein sequence MIDEKLMEVLTTPPDAALAIVTQGLNEPHVVNSWNSYVHVTGEGKLLIPAGGMIETEKNIERNNNVKLTITNREVEGKTYKGTGFLIKGTAGFIKEGSDFDTIRAKFPWARAALTITIESTEQTL, from the coding sequence ATGATCGACGAAAAGCTTATGGAAGTACTCACTACCCCTCCCGATGCTGCCCTTGCAATTGTTACACAGGGCTTAAATGAACCCCATGTAGTAAATTCATGGAACAGCTATGTACATGTGACTGGCGAAGGAAAACTACTTATCCCCGCAGGCGGGATGATCGAAACGGAAAAGAACATTGAAAGAAACAACAACGTTAAATTAACAATAACGAATAGAGAAGTTGAGGGTAAAACCTATAAAGGGACAGGCTTCTTGATTAAAGGCACTGCAGGTTTTATAAAAGAAGGTTCGGATTTCGATACAATTAGAGCGAAATTCCCATGGGCAAGAGCAGCACTAACAATAACAATTGAATCAACGGAGCAAACTCTCTAG
- a CDS encoding K(+)-transporting ATPase subunit C, whose protein sequence is MSSFLKGIKRPFLVTIALLLICGLAYPLLLTGISQLIFPKQANGSLVKIDGQTIGSELVGQDFSDARFMKSRPSAVNYNTYTREDQERGNYTRVASGSKNYAPTNPELVKRVETDIAEFLKANPSVKKEAIPTDLLTASGSGLDPHISPASAAVQIPALVKSTGLAKETLEAIVRENTQGKLLSIFGEETVNVLMVNLDIAKELGLLKQATN, encoded by the coding sequence ATGAGTTCATTTTTGAAAGGAATAAAGAGGCCCTTCTTGGTGACAATAGCACTGCTTCTGATCTGCGGACTGGCTTATCCCCTGCTGCTTACGGGAATCAGCCAGCTCATCTTTCCCAAGCAGGCGAATGGCAGCCTGGTCAAGATAGATGGCCAGACCATCGGTTCTGAGCTTGTAGGGCAGGATTTCTCAGATGCCCGCTTTATGAAAAGCCGTCCTTCCGCTGTCAATTACAACACCTACACCCGGGAGGATCAAGAGAGAGGCAATTATACAAGAGTCGCTTCCGGTTCAAAGAACTACGCACCGACCAATCCGGAGCTTGTTAAACGGGTGGAAACCGATATCGCGGAGTTCCTGAAGGCCAATCCCTCCGTAAAGAAAGAAGCTATTCCTACAGACTTATTGACGGCATCCGGCTCCGGTCTTGACCCTCACATCAGCCCCGCATCGGCCGCAGTACAGATACCGGCTCTGGTTAAATCCACGGGTTTGGCGAAGGAAACACTGGAAGCCATCGTCAGAGAGAATACCCAAGGTAAGCTTCTCAGTATTTTCGGAGAAGAAACTGTCAACGTATTGATGGTGAATCTGGACATTGCCAAGGAACTGGGACTGCTTAAACAAGCAACTAATTAA